A portion of the Paenibacillus sp. PvR098 genome contains these proteins:
- a CDS encoding TRAP transporter small permease, producing MLFIKLVDKLNKVMEYLAGTALVLMTAVVFLQVLVRFVLGAMGIQASVPWTEELARYLMIWAIFVGAAVMARKSDSLAVELLVQAVPPSVGKIIKVGAHLIALVFYACIFWVGLQMAQFGLSEKAPVLKVPMLYVYSAMSVGAALTVLNTITMLVDIYVNKKNILDTSDEELNAEIETALEDYQKNRKEIAV from the coding sequence TTGTTATTCATCAAACTCGTAGACAAGTTAAATAAGGTGATGGAGTATCTTGCCGGAACCGCATTAGTACTTATGACTGCCGTTGTATTTTTGCAGGTATTGGTTCGGTTTGTTCTCGGCGCAATGGGTATTCAGGCATCTGTGCCATGGACTGAGGAATTGGCAAGATATCTCATGATTTGGGCTATTTTTGTAGGAGCAGCTGTTATGGCGCGTAAATCCGATTCGCTTGCTGTTGAACTATTGGTTCAGGCCGTTCCTCCGTCTGTTGGCAAAATAATAAAAGTAGGCGCTCATCTTATTGCTCTTGTATTCTATGCCTGCATTTTTTGGGTTGGTCTACAAATGGCCCAATTCGGTCTTTCCGAAAAGGCTCCCGTCCTGAAGGTGCCGATGCTTTACGTATATTCCGCGATGTCCGTTGGCGCAGCTTTAACTGTATTGAATACGATTACAATGCTAGTTGATATCTATGTTAACAAAAAAAATATTCTTGATACGTCAGATGAAGAACTAAACGCAGAAATAGAAACGGCTTTAGAAGATTACCAGAAGAACAGGAAGGAGATAGCCGTATGA
- a CDS encoding TRAP transporter substrate-binding protein, whose product MIKRRLTLGLAAVMALSTILAGCGTSSQATSSQGAGGTAAKAETVELKFGHVLAQDSHFQVMADKMAELASQKSNGSIKITVFPQSQLGGDSKMIQSMRTGVQSLSITNQASLVNTVPELTIFDLPYLFDSIDQANKVLNGPVGQKYLDLLPQHGLVGLGYMSVVERNVFANKAINKPEDMKSLKLRTMQAPGHIKAYELLGSQPTPMAYSEVYLSLQQGVVDGGDTTPDQFIMDKFIEVAKYYNMTKIHYLPLILTMSKIQWDKMSPDQQKIVQEAAKEALAFQTEYYKKEYSDSLEKMKTAGVTVIETDVKALKEQTNKAYDVILKDIPNGKQLLEEIEAAKK is encoded by the coding sequence ATGATAAAGAGACGTTTAACCTTAGGATTAGCAGCCGTAATGGCATTGAGCACCATATTAGCCGGTTGCGGTACCAGCTCTCAAGCAACCAGCAGTCAAGGAGCTGGCGGGACAGCAGCCAAGGCTGAGACCGTAGAGCTAAAATTTGGCCATGTGCTTGCTCAGGATAGCCACTTTCAGGTAATGGCAGATAAGATGGCGGAGCTTGCTTCACAGAAATCGAATGGCTCTATTAAAATTACGGTGTTTCCTCAGTCCCAGTTAGGCGGGGACTCGAAAATGATTCAATCCATGCGTACAGGAGTCCAATCCTTGTCGATTACGAATCAGGCCTCCCTAGTAAATACGGTTCCGGAATTAACCATTTTCGACCTGCCTTACCTGTTTGACAGTATAGATCAAGCGAATAAGGTGCTTAACGGCCCCGTAGGTCAAAAATATCTGGATCTGCTGCCACAGCATGGACTCGTCGGGTTGGGGTATATGAGCGTAGTGGAACGCAACGTGTTCGCCAACAAAGCCATTAATAAGCCTGAAGACATGAAATCATTAAAGCTTAGAACGATGCAGGCTCCAGGGCACATCAAAGCCTATGAGCTGCTAGGGTCGCAACCGACACCAATGGCTTATTCCGAAGTATATTTGTCCCTGCAGCAAGGTGTTGTTGATGGGGGGGACACGACTCCCGACCAGTTTATTATGGACAAATTTATTGAAGTGGCTAAATACTATAACATGACCAAGATTCATTATTTACCGCTGATCTTAACCATGTCCAAAATCCAATGGGATAAGATGAGCCCGGATCAACAAAAAATCGTTCAAGAAGCGGCTAAAGAAGCATTGGCCTTCCAAACCGAATACTACAAGAAAGAATATAGTGATTCGCTCGAAAAGATGAAGACAGCTGGCGTTACGGTAATTGAAACCGACGTCAAAGCTTTGAAGGAGCAAACCAACAAAGCTTACGATGTGATTTTGAAGGATATTCCGAACGGAAAGCAGCTCCTGGAAGAAATTGAAGCTGCCAAGAAGTAA
- a CDS encoding TRAP transporter large permease: protein MISLLFISFLVFLFISLPVAVCLGFASLVALYMKDIPLITVAQSVFESLDSFALMAVPFFILAGNLMQTGGMSRRLINLANVLVGWFRGGLGSVAVLTSMFFATISGSSSATTAAVGSTLIPAMEKKGYPKNFATATCAASGELGVIIPPSIPMVIYGLVANVSVGSLFLAGFIPGLMIGLSLILTIIIVARVKGYDVVNRTSKRQWLKDLWKAFADSALALLMPFIILGGIYKGWFTPTEASVIAVVYGFAVGMFVYREIKWKDLMPIFAKSSLATSVIMMIVAYASIFGYILTIEEVPQKLGKAIAEFSDNPIVFLLLVNVFLFIAGTIMEALITIIIVAPILAPIALQFGIDPVHFGIIMVVNVAIGMLTPPVAVNLVVACQIAKIKMSQLTRPVLLYLGILTLDVLIISYVPAITTWLPSFMQG from the coding sequence ATGATTTCATTATTGTTCATATCCTTCTTGGTTTTCTTATTCATAAGTCTTCCGGTTGCGGTTTGTTTGGGATTCGCATCCTTAGTTGCCTTATATATGAAAGATATTCCTCTCATTACAGTGGCACAATCCGTATTTGAAAGTTTGGATTCTTTTGCTCTGATGGCAGTCCCCTTTTTTATCTTGGCGGGCAACCTGATGCAGACCGGCGGCATGTCCAGACGTCTTATAAACTTAGCAAATGTTTTGGTAGGTTGGTTCAGAGGCGGTCTTGGTTCGGTGGCTGTGTTAACATCCATGTTTTTTGCAACCATTTCGGGCTCATCCTCTGCGACAACAGCTGCGGTTGGTTCAACGCTAATCCCAGCGATGGAGAAGAAGGGTTATCCGAAAAACTTTGCCACAGCTACATGTGCCGCTTCGGGTGAACTAGGGGTCATTATTCCACCATCCATTCCTATGGTCATCTATGGATTAGTAGCGAATGTATCAGTTGGAAGTTTATTCTTAGCCGGTTTCATTCCAGGGCTCATGATTGGTCTTTCCCTCATTCTGACGATCATCATTGTTGCAAGAGTGAAAGGCTATGACGTTGTCAACCGTACAAGCAAACGTCAATGGTTGAAGGATTTGTGGAAAGCTTTTGCAGACTCGGCGCTAGCTCTCCTCATGCCTTTCATTATTCTCGGGGGTATTTATAAAGGCTGGTTTACTCCGACAGAGGCGTCTGTTATTGCCGTAGTTTACGGGTTTGCCGTTGGGATGTTTGTGTATCGTGAGATTAAATGGAAAGATTTAATGCCTATTTTTGCAAAATCCAGTCTTGCGACTTCCGTGATCATGATGATTGTAGCCTATGCTTCGATCTTTGGTTATATTTTAACGATCGAAGAAGTCCCACAAAAGCTGGGAAAAGCGATAGCCGAATTTTCAGATAATCCTATTGTGTTTTTACTGTTAGTCAATGTGTTCTTATTTATTGCAGGAACGATCATGGAAGCTCTAATCACCATCATTATTGTTGCACCGATCTTAGCTCCGATTGCTCTTCAGTTTGGAATTGACCCGGTGCACTTCGGGATCATAATGGTGGTTAACGTAGCGATCGGCATGTTAACTCCACCGGTAGCCGTAAATCTAGTGGTGGCTTGTCAAATTGCTAAAATAAAAATGAGTCAGTTGACTCGACCGGTGTTGCTGTACTTAGGTATTTTAACGTTAGATGTTTTGATTATCAGCTATGTACCTGCCATAACCACATGGCTTCCATCATTCATGCAAGGATAG
- a CDS encoding amidohydrolase family protein produces MAISESKTPEKKVRMKRSIIDCDVHHLAPVSAIKDNLPRFYRDQIDLWGWRLPGPIYLNGGVQGLTVDSTPPDGSNPTGGRGDMEYLRTQHMDPFNVEYGILTGSDYSFQASPDPDYAAALCSALNDYTIEHWTSKDSRLKGSAFIAKQDPLLAAKEIDRIGSHPDMVQVIVASGAEKPYGNRFYHPIYEACVRHNLPFNIHVLTEGLGINTGPTGAGYVTYYPEYRAARPQVMMAHLASFIFEGVFEKFPTLKVVLQEAGAFWIAPFLWKLDADWKSLRFQTPWVKKAPSEYFRSNVRVTSQPIEAPPSTELFQQMMKAVYADECMMYCSDFPHWDFDSPLLTFPKLDDATWERIFYQNAADLYELPARRIEQGGTQV; encoded by the coding sequence ATGGCAATATCTGAATCCAAAACACCGGAAAAGAAAGTTCGAATGAAACGCTCCATTATTGACTGTGACGTTCATCATCTTGCCCCAGTCTCTGCAATAAAAGACAATTTGCCGAGGTTCTACCGTGATCAGATTGATTTATGGGGATGGCGGCTTCCAGGCCCAATCTACTTAAACGGAGGGGTACAGGGCTTGACAGTGGACTCTACTCCTCCTGATGGATCCAATCCTACTGGCGGTCGCGGTGACATGGAATACTTGAGAACGCAGCATATGGATCCGTTTAATGTCGAGTACGGTATATTAACCGGCAGTGATTACTCGTTCCAGGCATCGCCAGATCCTGACTACGCAGCAGCCCTTTGTTCCGCACTCAACGACTATACAATAGAGCACTGGACTTCGAAGGACAGCAGGTTGAAAGGCTCCGCGTTCATTGCGAAGCAGGATCCGCTGCTGGCAGCCAAAGAGATCGACCGGATCGGTTCGCATCCGGACATGGTTCAGGTTATCGTGGCGAGCGGTGCTGAGAAGCCATACGGAAACCGTTTTTACCATCCGATTTATGAGGCTTGTGTCCGGCATAACCTACCATTTAACATCCACGTGCTTACGGAAGGGCTCGGCATCAATACAGGACCGACAGGCGCAGGTTACGTCACTTATTATCCCGAGTACAGGGCTGCAAGACCGCAGGTGATGATGGCACACCTGGCCAGCTTCATCTTTGAAGGGGTCTTCGAGAAATTCCCGACGTTGAAGGTCGTGCTTCAGGAAGCCGGAGCGTTTTGGATCGCGCCTTTTTTATGGAAGCTCGATGCCGACTGGAAAAGCCTTCGCTTCCAGACACCATGGGTGAAAAAAGCGCCTAGCGAATATTTCCGCAGCAATGTTAGAGTGACCTCGCAGCCGATTGAGGCACCGCCAAGCACCGAGCTGTTCCAGCAAATGATGAAGGCTGTTTATGCCGATGAATGCATGATGTACTGCAGCGATTTCCCGCATTGGGATTTTGATTCACCGTTGTTGACGTTCCCCAAATTGGATGATGCGACATGGGAAAGAATCTTCTATCAGAATGCAGCGGACTTATACGAACTCCCTGCACGAAGAATCGAACAGGGAGGTACACAGGTATGA
- a CDS encoding IclR family transcriptional regulator translates to MKNKPFMPVKSADRVFDILEELVKHNDGLHIRELGKKLNIADSSIHALVHTMLQRRYLKMDESRKLFLGSKFYQFSNMMSATPLVPIAKPIMKQIKIKFNENVHLAVLDGLDIVYVAYEESTNPLRYHMEVGRAQSAYVTAVGKMLLSAHSNDQIRMLYAGYTFEKMTPNTITNLDDLIAELERIRERGYSKDDGESYEACICFAAPIYDSTNHMIASMSISIPFVTAQEKREPEMIATIKEATNRVSSLLKDN, encoded by the coding sequence ATGAAAAACAAACCATTTATGCCTGTCAAATCGGCAGACCGAGTGTTTGATATATTAGAAGAGCTAGTCAAGCATAATGACGGGCTTCATATTCGAGAGCTGGGCAAAAAGCTCAATATTGCGGATAGCAGCATCCATGCGTTGGTGCATACCATGCTGCAAAGAAGATACTTAAAGATGGATGAGTCCCGTAAGCTTTTTCTCGGATCCAAATTTTATCAATTTTCCAATATGATGTCTGCCACTCCTTTAGTTCCAATCGCCAAACCTATTATGAAACAAATCAAAATTAAATTTAACGAAAATGTCCACTTGGCTGTTCTAGACGGCTTAGATATCGTCTACGTTGCTTATGAAGAATCAACCAATCCCCTGCGCTATCATATGGAGGTTGGCAGGGCTCAAAGCGCTTATGTTACGGCTGTTGGTAAGATGCTTTTGTCCGCTCATTCCAATGATCAGATCAGGATGCTCTATGCGGGATATACATTTGAAAAAATGACCCCCAATACGATCACCAACTTAGATGACCTCATTGCTGAACTGGAACGAATACGAGAGAGAGGTTACAGCAAAGATGATGGAGAATCCTATGAAGCCTGTATCTGCTTTGCTGCTCCCATCTATGATTCCACCAACCATATGATTGCCAGTATGAGCATCTCTATTCCGTTCGTCACTGCTCAGGAGAAAAGAGAACCCGAAATGATCGCTACCATCAAAGAAGCGACAAACCGAGTCTCCTCCTTGCTTAAGGACAATTAG
- a CDS encoding Rieske (2Fe-2S) protein: protein MNRFLVGMASEIPEGSKKIIQAEGRSVGIYNIEGQYYALRNTCPHQGAELCSGITASYITSNGPGDFAYEREGELVRCPWHQWEFDIKTGCMITDPKMRTKTYDVTVERYDVSVEENQLYVHI, encoded by the coding sequence ATGAACCGGTTTCTGGTAGGAATGGCATCCGAGATTCCTGAAGGTTCGAAGAAGATTATTCAAGCCGAAGGACGCAGCGTCGGTATTTATAATATAGAGGGGCAGTATTATGCGCTTCGCAACACCTGCCCGCATCAGGGAGCCGAGCTTTGCTCAGGTATTACGGCATCGTATATTACTTCTAACGGCCCGGGAGATTTTGCATACGAGCGTGAAGGTGAACTCGTACGCTGTCCTTGGCATCAATGGGAATTCGACATTAAGACAGGCTGCATGATTACCGACCCGAAGATGAGGACAAAGACATATGATGTAACTGTAGAACGGTACGATGTCTCCGTTGAGGAGAATCAATTATACGTTCATATTTAA
- a CDS encoding alcohol dehydrogenase catalytic domain-containing protein: MKATFYEGNRQIRMGECIPVPPGMGEVQIKVSHAGICGTDLHIYHGHMDKRVSFPQTMGHEMSGVIQELGEGVTDYAIGDRVTVMPLSPCGQCPACSAGHSHICQNLRFLGIETPGAFQSSWTVPAYTLHRLPDSLSLEHGAMIEPLAVACHDVRRGEVQNGEYAVVLGGGPIGMLIALVAREAGAKVLISEINPFRLELARELGLDTINPKETNIVDYVNQQTGGAGADVVFEVTSSAAGAEVMTQLPRTRGRIVVVGIFPQPPKVDLHRFFWRELQMSGARVYEHEDFEKAIQLSALGKLPLDRLITEVYPLERLEEGFKQMESGGSVMKILLRCS; the protein is encoded by the coding sequence ATGAAGGCTACATTTTATGAAGGAAACAGACAGATTCGGATGGGAGAATGCATCCCCGTGCCACCCGGTATGGGGGAAGTACAAATTAAGGTTTCGCATGCCGGTATTTGCGGAACGGACTTACATATTTATCACGGTCATATGGACAAAAGAGTAAGCTTTCCGCAAACCATGGGTCATGAGATGTCAGGGGTGATTCAAGAGTTAGGGGAGGGCGTTACCGACTATGCCATTGGAGACCGTGTTACGGTCATGCCTCTAAGCCCATGCGGTCAATGTCCAGCCTGTTCGGCCGGACACAGTCATATCTGTCAGAACTTGAGATTTCTCGGGATTGAAACTCCGGGAGCTTTTCAAAGCTCGTGGACAGTTCCAGCTTATACCTTGCACCGTCTGCCGGACAGCTTATCGCTGGAGCACGGGGCGATGATCGAACCGCTTGCAGTGGCATGTCACGATGTGCGGAGGGGTGAAGTGCAGAACGGAGAATATGCGGTTGTGCTTGGCGGAGGTCCGATTGGGATGCTGATTGCTCTAGTAGCCAGAGAAGCGGGAGCTAAAGTATTAATATCGGAAATCAATCCGTTTCGCCTGGAATTAGCCAGAGAGCTCGGGTTGGATACCATTAATCCGAAAGAGACTAACATCGTCGATTATGTCAATCAGCAAACGGGAGGGGCGGGGGCAGACGTTGTGTTCGAAGTCACTTCCTCGGCAGCAGGTGCAGAAGTGATGACCCAATTGCCGCGTACCCGTGGACGAATCGTAGTGGTGGGGATTTTTCCACAGCCGCCAAAAGTAGATTTGCACCGGTTTTTCTGGCGGGAGTTACAAATGTCTGGAGCTAGGGTGTATGAGCATGAGGATTTTGAAAAAGCGATACAGTTGTCCGCCTTGGGAAAATTACCGTTGGACCGTTTGATTACTGAAGTCTACCCGCTGGAGCGATTAGAGGAAGGTTTCAAGCAAATGGAAAGCGGAGGCAGCGTAATGAAAATTTTGCTGAGGTGCTCGTAA
- a CDS encoding tripartite tricarboxylate transporter substrate binding protein, with the protein MKKISTIIATGSLLLTTLLASGCANQTASSNSAEPKANDKKEEKTTVNYPTKPIEIIVPFAAGGGTDIMWRALAESMKTVLGQDVVIVNKTGGSGAVGMNEGLHAKPDGYKLTAANREIAALPVLGMAPFKTFDFKFVGKINTDPAMVVVSSKSKYQTFDDLVADIKANPGKLNFASSSTPSYYSIPFAEAANLDFVTIPFQGTGQAVVEVLGGRAEFGIYGIGEVKNHIESGGLRPLALMADKRAEGYFKDVPTMKEKGIDVLAHAYRGLAAPGGTPDEIITILEDALAKAAKDPKFIEFMNKQNLFIDYQSGEDFKKMLEEDLEVLEMVAEVVKRQK; encoded by the coding sequence ATGAAAAAAATATCGACAATTATTGCAACTGGTTCTCTTCTTCTGACAACCCTGCTTGCTTCAGGCTGCGCCAATCAAACGGCGAGTTCCAATTCGGCGGAACCGAAGGCCAATGACAAGAAAGAAGAAAAAACAACAGTCAATTATCCGACGAAGCCGATCGAGATCATTGTTCCTTTCGCTGCCGGTGGCGGAACAGATATCATGTGGCGAGCCCTTGCTGAATCGATGAAGACCGTGCTTGGGCAGGATGTGGTGATTGTCAATAAAACCGGAGGTTCCGGTGCAGTTGGCATGAATGAAGGCCTTCATGCCAAGCCTGACGGGTACAAATTAACGGCAGCCAACCGAGAGATTGCTGCGCTTCCTGTGCTTGGAATGGCGCCATTTAAAACATTCGATTTTAAATTTGTCGGCAAAATCAATACAGATCCGGCCATGGTTGTCGTTTCCTCCAAATCGAAATATCAAACCTTTGATGATTTGGTAGCCGATATCAAAGCCAATCCTGGCAAGTTGAATTTCGCTTCGTCCTCTACGCCAAGCTATTACAGTATTCCATTTGCCGAAGCTGCAAATTTGGATTTTGTGACTATTCCTTTTCAAGGTACAGGGCAGGCGGTCGTAGAGGTTTTGGGTGGAAGAGCTGAATTCGGAATTTATGGAATCGGGGAAGTGAAAAATCACATCGAAAGCGGAGGCTTGCGTCCGTTGGCGCTTATGGCGGACAAGCGAGCTGAAGGATATTTTAAGGATGTACCGACCATGAAGGAAAAAGGAATTGATGTGCTCGCCCATGCCTATCGGGGTCTTGCCGCACCAGGCGGAACACCAGACGAAATCATAACGATCCTGGAAGATGCCCTTGCCAAGGCTGCAAAGGATCCCAAGTTTATCGAGTTCATGAATAAACAAAACTTGTTCATTGACTATCAGAGTGGGGAAGACTTCAAAAAGATGCTTGAAGAAGATCTTGAAGTTTTGGAGATGGTCGCCGAAGTTGTGAAAAGGCAAAAGTAA
- a CDS encoding Rieske (2Fe-2S) protein — protein MTKHDVVGVEELEAGACKITTIEGKSIGVYYNGNEYYAIRNVCPHQQVELCKGKFTGTTLESKPHEYIYGREGEILTCPWHGWEFDVKTGKALVDPDRYRVKVYDVSIENNRVLVHMD, from the coding sequence ATGACGAAGCACGATGTAGTCGGAGTAGAAGAGTTGGAAGCTGGAGCCTGCAAGATTACAACGATTGAGGGAAAAAGCATCGGCGTCTACTACAACGGTAATGAATATTATGCTATCCGTAATGTGTGTCCTCATCAGCAAGTCGAACTGTGTAAAGGTAAGTTTACAGGTACGACATTGGAATCCAAGCCACATGAGTACATTTATGGAAGAGAGGGCGAGATCCTGACTTGCCCTTGGCACGGATGGGAGTTCGACGTGAAGACGGGTAAGGCATTGGTCGACCCTGATCGATACAGAGTAAAGGTGTATGACGTATCGATTGAAAATAACAGAGTATTGGTACACATGGATTAA
- a CDS encoding amidohydrolase family protein, whose protein sequence is MEASTTKKASKFNHGIIDCDVHQGVKSYDDLKPYMPRVWWDRLKAHNATLPFLMFRPIPLERNDAAPGNGLPSGSDPEFAKVDLLDRYNIERAILTGNLLSISAHNNPDYAAALASAFNDYTMDTWIPSDERWLGSIVVATQDPLLAAKEIDRLGSHPRVVQVLLTSASREPYGQRRYYPIYEAAARNNLVIGIHGGGEGDGINPSTTAAGYPTTNFERHNILAIHHMSQLNSIVCEGVFERFPTLKVAFIEGGLAWLPHLMWRMDKNFRAMRNEVPWLKYKPSEYILKHVRLTTQPIEEPDNKELVQMFQLMHAEKTVMFSTDYPHWDNDTPLFVLNKLPEEMRRRVAYENAAEMYQLQERGLLAGGVAK, encoded by the coding sequence ATGGAAGCGTCAACGACGAAGAAAGCTTCTAAGTTTAATCATGGAATTATCGATTGCGATGTGCACCAAGGAGTCAAAAGCTACGACGATTTAAAGCCTTATATGCCGCGGGTATGGTGGGATAGACTGAAGGCCCACAATGCAACGCTTCCGTTTCTTATGTTTCGCCCTATTCCATTGGAACGCAATGATGCAGCTCCAGGCAACGGACTTCCATCGGGTTCAGACCCAGAATTTGCGAAGGTCGATTTGCTGGACCGCTATAATATAGAGAGAGCCATTCTGACCGGCAACCTGCTTTCGATCTCTGCCCACAACAATCCGGATTATGCTGCAGCGCTGGCTTCCGCATTCAACGATTATACGATGGACACGTGGATTCCGAGCGATGAGCGCTGGTTGGGCTCCATCGTGGTAGCTACGCAAGACCCGCTGCTCGCAGCAAAAGAGATCGATCGTCTGGGTTCACATCCGAGAGTGGTTCAGGTGCTTCTGACTTCTGCATCGCGCGAACCGTACGGACAGCGCCGTTACTACCCGATCTATGAAGCAGCAGCACGTAACAACCTGGTGATTGGTATTCACGGCGGCGGCGAAGGAGACGGAATCAATCCCTCCACTACGGCAGCAGGGTATCCGACGACTAACTTTGAACGGCACAACATCCTGGCCATCCATCATATGTCGCAGCTGAATAGTATCGTATGTGAAGGCGTTTTCGAAAGATTCCCAACATTAAAGGTGGCATTCATCGAGGGCGGTTTGGCATGGCTTCCGCATCTGATGTGGAGAATGGACAAAAACTTCCGAGCAATGCGCAATGAAGTGCCATGGTTGAAGTATAAACCAAGCGAATATATCCTTAAGCATGTCCGCTTGACGACCCAACCGATCGAAGAGCCGGATAACAAAGAACTGGTACAAATGTTCCAATTGATGCATGCAGAAAAAACGGTTATGTTCTCGACGGACTACCCGCACTGGGATAATGACACGCCATTATTTGTGCTCAATAAATTGCCTGAAGAGATGCGCCGCCGCGTAGCGTACGAGAACGCTGCTGAGATGTATCAGCTGCAAGAAAGAGGTTTACTAGCAGGAGGTGTAGCGAAATGA